In Besnoitia besnoiti strain Bb-Ger1 chromosome Unknown contig00223, whole genome shotgun sequence, the genomic window cttaatgtagtaggatattgaaatccaacacttttagctgtcttaagcagtccagtggggtggtggtgtactgcaatcataaagaacttggttgtctgtatctcataaccggagtcatcttcagtattctaggaactataatgtctttgtttattcgatttgagttatacagttctggatcgcggatcatttgtacagagacgatagctacttataatgtgataataacgatac contains:
- a CDS encoding uncharacterized protein (encoded by transcript BESB_042550) encodes the protein MIAVHHHPTGLLKTAKSVGFQYPTTLRLFHIGYVLGVIYGFLLAWHLF